CTGCCGTGCTCGAGGTGCGCTCGCACGACCGTCGAGAACAGCCACGTCCGGATGATGTCCTGGCCCTGGGGGCGCAGGTCCATCGGGAAGACGCGTGCGAACAGGTCGGGGTCGGAGAGCCAGCCGCCCGCGATCTGCGGCGTCAGCGAGCTCGTCGCCCACGTGTCCATGATGTCGGGGTCGCCGACGAAGCCGCCCGGCACGCCGCGCTGGTCGGGGGAGTACCCGGGCGGGACGTCGGACGACGGGTCGATCGGCAGCGTCGCCTCGTCGGGCACGAGCGGGTGGTCGTAGTCGGGCTCGCCCTGCGCGTCGAGCGGGTACCAGACCGGGATCGGGACGCCGAAGAAGCGCTGGCGCGAGACGAGCCAGTCGCCGTTGAGGCCGCCGACCCAGTTCTCGTAGCGCACGCGCATGAAGTCGGGGTGGAACCCGAGCTCGGTGCCGCGCGCGAGCAGCTCCTCGCGGAGCGGGACGTCGCGCCCGCCGTTGCGGATGTACCACTGGCGCGACGTGACGATCTCGAGCGGCTTGTCGCCCTTCTCGAAGAAGTTCGCCTTGCGCTGCGTCGCGACGGGCTCGCCGTCCAGGTCGCCCGACTCGCGCAGCGCGTCGACGACGGCCGTCCGTGCCGAGAAGGTCGTCTTGCCGGCGATCTCGGCGAACAGCGCCGTGCCGCGCTCCGAGGTGATCCACTCCGGGACCTCGCGCGTCAGGCGGCCGTCGCGCACGAGGACCGAGCGCGTCGGGAGCTGGAGCTCGCGCCACCACTGCACGTCGGTCAGGTCGCCGAACGTGCAGCACATCGCGATGCCCGCGCCCTTGTCGGGCTCGGCGGCCGGGTGGGCCAGCACGGGGACCTCGACGTCGAACAGCGGCGAGCGGACCGTCGTGCCGAACAGGTGCTGGTAGCGCTCGTCGTCGGGGTGCGCGATCAGGGCGACGCACGCGGGCAGCAGCTCGGGGCGCGTCGTCTCGATGTAGACCGGGGTGTCACCGGCGTGGAACGCCACCTTGTGGAAGTGCCCCGGGTAGTCCCGGGCCTCGAGCTCGGCCTGCGCGACGGCGGTCTGGAACGTGACGTCCCACAGCCCGGGCGCCTCCGCGGCGTACGCCTCGCCGCGGGCGACGTTGCGCAGGAACGCGGTCTGCGCGACCTTCTGCGCCTCGCGCCCGATCGTCTGGTAGTGGTGCGACCAGTCGACGGACAGGCCGAGGTGACGCCACAGCGCCTCGAACTGGCGCTCGTCCTCCGCGGTCAGGCGCTCGCACAGCTCGACGAAGTTGCGCCGGCTGATGGGCTGCTGGTCGGCCGCCTTGACGCTCTTGCCGTCGCCGCCCGCGAACGGCGGCTCGTAGCCCTCGACGTAGGGCAGCGAGGTGTCGCAGCGCACGCCGTAGTAGTTCTGCACGCGGCGCTCGGTCGGCAGGCCGTTGTCGTCCCAGCCCATCGGGTAGAACACCGACTTCCCCCGCATGCGCTGGAACCGCGCGACGACGTCGGTGTGCGTGTAGGAGAACACGTGCCCCACGTGCAGCGAGCCCGAGACGGTCGGCGGCGGGGTGTCGATCGAGTAGACCTGCGTGCGCTCCGCGGTCCGGTCGAACGCGTACGTGCCCTGCTCGCCCCACGCCGTGTCCCAGCGCTGCTCGAGCCCGTCGAGCGAGACCTTGTCGGGTACGGGGCGGGCGGTCGTCGCTGCGCTGGTCGGGTCCGCGGTGCTCGCCGAAGGGCTGCCGGGTGCGGTCGGGGTCGGCTCGGGACGCAGGTCGGTCATGGTGCGACATCCTCCCAGATGCGCGGGCCTGCCGACGCGCCGCGGCCGGCGCCCGGCCCGAGGTCGGCCCCGCGCGGGCGTGCGGGAACATCCGCGAAACCCGGACTCGTTAGGCTCGACGAGGCACGCTCGTCCGAGGTGCTGGTGTGCGGGCGCCGACCGAGGTCAGGTCGGCCCGAGAGAGGTGGCGACGTGGCGCAGGGTGTGACGGCGGCCGGACTGACGGTCGGGTACGCGGCGATGCTGGA
The Cellulomonas sp. NS3 DNA segment above includes these coding regions:
- the valS gene encoding valine--tRNA ligase — translated: MTDLRPEPTPTAPGSPSASTADPTSAATTARPVPDKVSLDGLEQRWDTAWGEQGTYAFDRTAERTQVYSIDTPPPTVSGSLHVGHVFSYTHTDVVARFQRMRGKSVFYPMGWDDNGLPTERRVQNYYGVRCDTSLPYVEGYEPPFAGGDGKSVKAADQQPISRRNFVELCERLTAEDERQFEALWRHLGLSVDWSHHYQTIGREAQKVAQTAFLRNVARGEAYAAEAPGLWDVTFQTAVAQAELEARDYPGHFHKVAFHAGDTPVYIETTRPELLPACVALIAHPDDERYQHLFGTTVRSPLFDVEVPVLAHPAAEPDKGAGIAMCCTFGDLTDVQWWRELQLPTRSVLVRDGRLTREVPEWITSERGTALFAEIAGKTTFSARTAVVDALRESGDLDGEPVATQRKANFFEKGDKPLEIVTSRQWYIRNGGRDVPLREELLARGTELGFHPDFMRVRYENWVGGLNGDWLVSRQRFFGVPIPVWYPLDAQGEPDYDHPLVPDEATLPIDPSSDVPPGYSPDQRGVPGGFVGDPDIMDTWATSSLTPQIAGGWLSDPDLFARVFPMDLRPQGQDIIRTWLFSTVVRAHLEHGSLPWANAAISGWILDPDRKKMSKSKGNVVTPMGLLEEHGSDAVRYWAASARLGTDAAFEVGQMKIGRRLAIKVLNASKFALTFGSPEDRARLLDATLVTETLDRAMLAGLADVVDRATAALEAYDHTRALELTETFFWTFCDDYLELVKDRAYAGGAADADVPAESASARAALGIALDTLLRLFAPVLPFATEEVWSWWREGSVHRAPWPVAGPLRAAAGDADAAVVGAAGAALAALRKVKSEAKVSMRTEITRVTLAVPAAHTAGVEAALADVRSAGRVTGPLDLVAEDGETVVARDAELLPPEPKVQG